A single genomic interval of Oryza sativa Japonica Group chromosome 7, ASM3414082v1 harbors:
- the LOC107275413 gene encoding pathogenesis-related protein 1 produces MGSVPKKGAAFALAVAIATIVMATTTTMAADLSDAEKAQFVKLHNDARAAVGVKAQVSWSEAVAAKAREHASTCRTDHIQGPYGENLWWGWSSTAGWVGKPADAMGSWVGEKPYYDRSSNKCVGGKVCGHYTQVVWSRTTQIGCARVTGCNINGRSSTLIACNYNPRGNINGERPY; encoded by the coding sequence ATGGGAAGTGTACCGAAGAAAGGAGCTGCCTTTGCTCTGGCGGTGGCCATTGCGACCATCGTGATGGCGACCACCACGACGATGGCCGCCGACCTGTCGGACGCCGAGAAGGCACAGTTCGTCAAGCTCCACAACGACGCCCGGGCCGCGGTCGGCGTCAAGGCGCAGGTGTCGTGgagcgaggcggtggcggcgaaggcccgGGAGCACGCCAGCACGTGCCGGACGGACCACATACAGGGGCCCTACGGCGAGAACCTGTGGTGGGGGTGGAGCAGCACCGCCGGCTGGGTCGGGAAGCCAGCGGACGCGATGGGGAGCTGGGTGGGCGAGAAGCCGTACTACgatcgcagcagcaacaaatgCGTCGGCGGGAAGGTGTGCGGCCACTACACGCAGGTGGTGTGGAGCCGCACCACCCAGATCGGCTGCGCGCGCGTCACCGGCTGCAACATCAACGGTCGCAGCAGCACGCTGATCGCCTGCAACTACAACCCGCGTGGCAACATTAACGGGGAGCGCCCCTACTAG